Genomic segment of Actinomycetota bacterium:
GAGGAGGGGATGCCCTACATCCTCGACGTCGCGCCGGTGATGGGCGGCTACACGTCAGACATCGGCTACGCGGGGTGTCTCGGCGCCAACGCGATCTGGGACCGGATGATGGACGACCTCGCCGAGTACCGGACGCTGATCCTCGAGCAGGTCCGCGAGCGCCGGCCGTTCTCCGAGATCTACGAGGCCGTCGATGTGCTCGCCGCCAAGCACGGCTACGAGCCCGCCCATCACGTCTACCCGGGGAAGGTCCTCGCGCACCAAGTCTGGCACGTGCGGAATCCCGGGCCGAAGACGATCGTCGCGGGGTTCGGAAACCGGAGTCTGCGGCTGCTCGGGCAGAGCCTCGCCGAAGGGCTGCGTGAGGGCTGGTCCCCGCTGTGGGCCGGCGGACACCGCTCGGACCACGAGCCCGTCCCCGGCATGTGGGCGGTCGAGCCGCACCTCGGCTTCCGCGGCGTCGGCGTGAAGTTCGAGGAGCTGATGGTGGTCACCGACGACGACGCGTTCTGGCTCGACGACGACCTGCCGCACGTGCGGCGCTGGATGGTGCCGACCCATGAGGAAACCGCAAGAGCTTGACCGCGAGGTAGAGCAGAGCGTCGCCGACAAGCGGTCGTACGAACGACTCATCGACCGGCTTTCCCTCGCCTCCGTCGACAAGCACTACGAGCCCTACATCGACATCGACTGGGACGCGCCCGAGATGTCGATCGATCCGAACGACGAGCGCTGGGTGCTGCCGCCGATCGATCCGCTGGGCGGACATCCCTGGTACCAAGGCCAGCCCCCTGACATCCGTGCGCAGATCGGACTCTGGCGTGTGGCGACCGCGATGAAGATCGGTGTGCAGTTCGAGAATCTCCTGAAGCGGGGTTTGCTTTCGTACGCGCTGCCGCTCCCGAACGGCTCCAGCGAGTTCCGGTACGTGTACCACGAGGTGATCGAGGAAGGTCACCACGGGATGATGTTCCAGGAGTTCGTGAACCGGACCGGAATGCCGATCCCCGGCTTGCCCAAGGGATTGAGCCTGATCGCCCCCGCCGTCGTGCCGCTCGGCCGCTGGTTCCCCGGACTGTTCTTCTTCTTCGTTCTCGGCGGCGAGGATCCGATCGACCACGTGCAGCGCAAGATGATCGCTCGCGGCGACGTGCTTCATCCGCTCGTCGAGCGCATCATCCGCATCCACGTCGCCGAGGAGGCCCGGCACCTGAGCTTCG
This window contains:
- a CDS encoding M24 family metallopeptidase, with product MKSSRSIQPPISPSDLERFREVQQLAYTCVGEVGAALRPGITERQAAGRIRRWLLDNGVEDWFHTPFAWFGDRTTLKGMRNPFKFFPSTRKLEEGMPYILDVAPVMGGYTSDIGYAGCLGANAIWDRMMDDLAEYRTLILEQVRERRPFSEIYEAVDVLAAKHGYEPAHHVYPGKVLAHQVWHVRNPGPKTIVAGFGNRSLRLLGQSLAEGLREGWSPLWAGGHRSDHEPVPGMWAVEPHLGFRGVGVKFEELMVVTDDDAFWLDDDLPHVRRWMVPTHEETARA
- a CDS encoding diiron oxygenase — its product is MRKPQELDREVEQSVADKRSYERLIDRLSLASVDKHYEPYIDIDWDAPEMSIDPNDERWVLPPIDPLGGHPWYQGQPPDIRAQIGLWRVATAMKIGVQFENLLKRGLLSYALPLPNGSSEFRYVYHEVIEEGHHGMMFQEFVNRTGMPIPGLPKGLSLIAPAVVPLGRWFPGLFFFFVLGGEDPIDHVQRKMIARGDVLHPLVERIIRIHVAEEARHLSFARHYLRRRIPRVGWIRRQIVGIAIPMILGIMARQMLAPSPAMIRRFKIPSEVIDEVYRNNPDARAEVSASLDKVRSLAYELKLINRLNRPIWKAFHIWKPPAGSAA